In the Terriglobales bacterium genome, one interval contains:
- a CDS encoding GspE/PulE family protein codes for MAEKKSLFVNGGGNGARLTVQDLADQEVRARDLARRYRSEFVDLGDFQIHHDLFRKVPVDLMFHYNFVPLEEREDGRLVIAIADPSQLMMVDEIGLRLGRRIHTKVATLAQITDILKKTEQSQRVLEEASEGFTLDVIHEEETGDETISIEKLTSETESSRIVHLVNTTIFTALQRRASDIHIETRDDAVQIKYRIDGVLQNAMNPISREHHSTIISRIKVMSELDIAERRVPQDGRFRVLYGSPPRPIDFRVSIMPSIHGEDAVLRVLDKESMSEKFRSLTLDVVGFSDDDLRKFRRYISEPYGMVLVTGPTGSGKTTTLYAAVNEIKTDEDKIITIEDPVEYQIRGITQIPVNEKKGLTFARGLRSILRHDPDKIMVGEIRDTETAQIAIQSALTGHLVFTTVHANNVVDVLGRFLNMGVEPYNFVSALNCILAQRLVRIICPRCRREVRYDDETLESSGLAPAEWRTVPLYEGKGCMECAGTGFHGRTAIHELLDMTDRVREMILDRKPTSEIRKAAHEEGMRFLRESALAKVRAGVTTLKEINKVTFIETTR; via the coding sequence GGCGACTTCCAGATCCATCACGACCTCTTCCGCAAGGTCCCCGTGGACCTGATGTTCCACTACAACTTTGTCCCGCTTGAGGAACGCGAAGACGGACGCCTCGTCATCGCCATCGCCGACCCCAGCCAGCTGATGATGGTCGACGAAATCGGCCTGCGCCTTGGTCGCCGCATCCACACCAAGGTCGCCACCCTCGCCCAGATCACCGACATTCTCAAGAAGACCGAGCAGTCACAGCGCGTCCTGGAAGAGGCCAGCGAGGGCTTCACCCTCGACGTCATTCACGAAGAGGAGACCGGCGACGAGACCATCTCCATCGAGAAGCTCACCAGTGAGACCGAGTCCAGCCGCATCGTCCACCTGGTGAACACGACCATCTTCACCGCGCTCCAGCGCCGCGCGTCCGACATTCACATCGAAACCCGCGACGACGCCGTCCAGATCAAGTACCGCATTGACGGCGTGCTGCAGAACGCCATGAACCCGATTTCGCGCGAGCACCACTCCACCATCATCTCGCGCATCAAGGTCATGAGCGAGCTCGACATCGCCGAGCGCCGCGTCCCGCAGGACGGCCGCTTCCGCGTGCTTTACGGCTCGCCGCCGCGCCCCATCGACTTCCGCGTCTCCATCATGCCCAGCATTCACGGCGAAGACGCCGTTCTCCGCGTCCTCGACAAGGAGTCCATGAGCGAGAAGTTCCGCTCGCTCACGCTCGACGTGGTCGGCTTCAGTGACGACGACCTGCGCAAGTTCCGCCGCTACATCTCCGAGCCCTACGGCATGGTGCTCGTCACCGGTCCTACCGGCAGCGGCAAGACGACCACGCTCTACGCCGCCGTCAACGAGATCAAGACCGACGAAGACAAGATCATCACCATCGAAGACCCGGTCGAGTACCAGATCCGCGGCATCACCCAGATTCCGGTCAACGAGAAGAAGGGGCTCACCTTCGCCCGCGGCCTGCGCTCCATCCTGCGCCACGATCCCGACAAGATCATGGTCGGCGAAATCCGCGACACCGAAACCGCGCAGATCGCCATCCAGTCCGCCCTCACCGGCCACCTGGTGTTTACCACCGTGCACGCCAACAACGTGGTCGACGTGCTCGGCCGCTTCCTCAACATGGGCGTGGAGCCGTACAACTTCGTCAGCGCCCTCAACTGCATCCTCGCTCAGAGATTGGTCCGCATCATCTGCCCGCGCTGCCGCCGCGAGGTGCGCTACGATGACGAGACGCTGGAGTCGAGCGGCCTCGCGCCCGCCGAATGGCGCACCGTCCCGTTGTACGAAGGCAAAGGATGCATGGAGTGCGCCGGCACCGGCTTCCACGGACGCACCGCCATCCACGAACTGCTCGACATGACCGACCGCGTTCGCGAGATGATTCTCGACCGCAAACCGACATCGGAAATCCGCAAGGCCGCGCACGAAGAAGGCATGCGCTTCCTGCGCGAATCGGCGCTCGCCAAAGTCCGCGCCGGCGTCACCACGCTAAAGGAGATCAATAAGGTCACGTTCATCGAGACGACCCGATGA